The Bacteroidota bacterium DNA window CGCCGAGGATGCGCGCACCCGGTTTCGGTTCCGAGGTCAAGAGGTGACGCCGGCCATTTGGGCGCGCGCCTTTCGGGTTTCGGGCTATCCAACCGCGCTTTTCTTGGAGCCCGACGGCAGCCTGATCGCGCCCGTTCCAGGCTATCACCCCCCGGAGCGGTTCCTGCTCATCGCCCGTTACATCGGAGAGCGGGCCTTTGAGCGCATGCGCTTTGAGGACTTCGTGCGCGCTCAGGGTTCCGGTAAGCTTGACTAGGCCCTCCGCCGAACGTATTTTTGGCCCACACCGGACAGGTAGCTCAGGCGGTAGAGCAG harbors:
- a CDS encoding thioredoxin family protein, encoding MRGGLLFAVLSCWVLSGPLWAQGAAEGFRWFDPGSGLEEAQRSGKPLLVAVYTDWCSWCRRMDREVYAHPEVQAYLARAFVPVRLNAEDARTRFRFRGQEVTPAIWARAFRVSGYPTALFLEPDGSLIAPVPGYHPPERFLLIARYIGERAFERMRFEDFVRAQGSGKLD